DNA from Nitrospira sp.:
TCTTCAGTTCCGGTTCGGGGCGCGGAACCCCCTTGCCCTTGGTCTTGGCCAGTCCGTCCACCGTCTGTCCCATCAACAGGATGATGGTGCTGAGGACGAGGAGCAGGCCGACTCGTCTGCCCGGCGGAGTACGCGAGGGGGGCGTGCCGGCGGATTGCATCGAAACGATCATGGGTATCGGCGTCGCAGGGAGTGGGAGTCCTGTGATCGGATCTCTGTCTTGATTGGGGATAACATAGCGTGGCAGGGCTGTCAATGAACGAGCGGAATGATTGCTGTCTGGATGCGGCTCCGGTAAGATGCCGCTCGTTCGCACAGGATTCTGAATCGTAGGAGCAGCGTGGCACGGCATCTTCACTTCGACTGTTTTTCCGGCATCAGCGGCGACATGATGTTAGGCGCGCTGGTGGATGCGGGATTACCCTTCAAAGATCTTGTCCGTGGACTCGCCCGGTTGCAGGTCGAGGGATTTCGCCTGACGCAGAAGTCTGTGGCGCGAGGGGCTGTGAGTGCGATCAAAGTCGATGTGCTGATCGACAGGGGCTTTCGGACGCCGCTGACCCTGGCGCAGATCAAGCGCATACTCCTCAAGAGCGGATTGCCGCCCGTCGTGAAAGAACAGAGCCAGGCGGTGTTCGATCGGTTGGCCGACGCCGAGGGGAAGGCCCATGGAGTCGACCCGTCGCAGGTGCATTTCCACGAGGTGGGCGTCATCGATTCGTTCGTCGATGTCGTCGGCGGAGTGCTTGGCCTGCACCTCATGGGGATTCAACGTGTGACTGCCTCCGCGATCAATGTGGGGTCCGGCACCCTCACCTCCGCCCATGGCTCGTTGCCCGTGCCGGGACCGGCCGTGGCTGCGCTCGCCGTCGGGTTGCCCATCTATGCCCAAGGCCCCCAGCGAGAGTTGGCGACTCCGACCGGGGTGGCGCTGCTGCGCACCCTGGCGACGGAATTCGGTCCCTTGCCTCCGATGCTGGTGCGACAGGTCGGTTACGGCGCCGGGACGGCAGATCCGGCCCATTGGCCGAATGTGTTGCGGGTCTTGATCGGCGAGGGAGCGGAAGTGTCCGCCGGGTCGGTGGAAACGATCGTGGAACTCCAGACGAACCTCGATGATGTGAACCCTCAAGTCTATGAGATCGTGTTCGACCGGCTGTTTGCCGCCGGAGCCCTGGACGCCACCTTGGCGCCCGTCACGATGAAAAAGGGCCGGCCGGGCAACGTCCTTTCCGTGCTTGCGCCCAGGGAAAAGGTGGAGGCGGTCTTGGCGGTGTTGTTCGCCGAGACGACGGCGCTCGGCGTTCGGACGCAGGAGATACAACGGCGGGTATTGGCTCGTCGATTTACGTCGGTGTTGGTCAATGGCCGAGAGGTCCGCATCAAACTCGCAGACACACAACCGGGGCGCAGCAAGGCCGCGCCGGAATATGAGGATTGCAAGCGCATCGCCGAACAGAGCGGCAGGCCGGTGAAGGACATTTTGGAAGAAGCCATGCTGGCCTATCGGCAGTTACAGGGAAAGGCAAAAGGAAAAAGTAGAAAGTAAAAATAATGAGAAGCACTGTTTCGATCGTTCCATCGTGTCTGGTTCATTCCGCATCGGCAGGCCGGCCTTGACAGTCCTCTGGTATGTGCTCATGTTCGCGGCGTCGGTCGTCATCACCCTGGCCGGGTGCCATCTCTTCACGAACGGCATCGAGTGGCTCGGCAAGCGCCTGAACATTTCCGAAGGTGCGGTCGGCAGTATCTTTGCGGCGGTCGGGACCACCTTACCGGAGACCTCGATCCCGATCATCGCGATTTTTTTCGGGGCGGGCAAAGAGCAGGCAGAAGTCGGGCTGGGGGCGATTCTCGGGGCGCCCTTCATGCTGAGCACATTGGTGTTGCCGATCCTGGCGCTGCTGCTGCTGTTGTATGCGCGGCTCGGAAAACGGACGCCGACCTTCAAGCTCAACTACGGCGAAGTCCGGGTCGATATCCTCTTCTTTCTCGTCGGCTATGGGTTGGCCTTGACCTGTGCGGCCATCCCTTCACGCCTCTTCCATGCAGTGGTGGCGGTGGTCCTGGTCGGGCTCTACGTCTACTACATGAAGCTCAAATTTTCGGCGGAGGACGAGGAGAGCGAAGGGGGCAGCGAACTTGAACCTCTTTTGTTTGCCAGCCGGTCGCCTCGCCCCTCCTATGTCGTCATCGGGGCGCAAGGGATCGTCGGCCTGTTGGGATTGGTCGGCGGAGCGCACCTCTTCGTCACGGCGGCTGAATCCATTTCAGCGGTCATGCGGGTCTCGCCCCTCATCCTCGCCCTGTTGATCGCGCCACTGGCGACCGAGTTGCCGGAGATGTCCAACAGTTTCCTCTGGCTCTACCGCAAGAAGGACCGTCTGGCGGTCGGTAACGTTACCGGCGCGATGGTCTTCCAGGGTACGTTCCCTGTGTCCGTGGGGTTGCTCGGTACTGAATGGACCTTAGGGACGACCGCATTGGCTACGATGGTCCTCGCCGTGTTCGCGATGGGCATGAGCCTGCTGCAAGTATTCTGGTCCGGGCAATGGCGGCCCTGGTTGCTCAGCGGTAGTGCACTGCTGTACCTTGGCTATACCCTCTATCTCTATACGAATGGCTCCTAAGAAAACCGTCGATCGTCGCTCGTCAATGGTCAGAGGTGGGGCGGCACCGCTTCCCCTGCTGGGCCTCACCATGGGAGATCCGGCCGGGATCGGACCGGAAGTGATCGCCAAGGCCTTGGCCGACAAGGCGCTGGGCCGTCTCTGCCGCCCGGTCGTCATCGGCTCTCGTCCCATCCTGGAACGGACCATCAAATGGCTGAAGCTGCCGCTGCAGGTGGTGGAGTTCGAACCGGGGAACGGAGCAAGGCTGAAGGCAGGGCAGGTGGCGGTGGTGGATCCGCTCGGGAGCCCCTTGCCGAAATTCCGGATGGGTGTGGCGACGGATGTGACGGGAGCCGCCTCCGTGGCCTTCATCAAGTCTGCGGTCGAACTGGCGCAGGCTGGGAGTTTAGCCGGGATCGTCACGGCGCCCATCAACAAAGAGGCGATGAACATGGCCGGTTACCATTACCCCGGCCATACGGAGCTGTTGGCCGACCTGACCGGGAGTACAGAATTCGGGATGATGATCGTCGGGGGGCCGCTGAAGATCATGTTCACCACCACGCATGTTGCGATCAATGCCCTGTCTCCGCTGTTGACGACCGAGCGTATCGCCAAGGCCATTCGTCTCGCTCACCTCGGACTGACGAAGTACTTCGGCATCGCGCGGCCGAGAATCGGCGTGGCGGCGTTGAACCCCCATGCGGGCGAACATGGTTTGTTCGGCGACGAGGAGGCGACCAGCATCGCTCCGGCCGTGCAACTGGCCAGGGCGGCGGGCATCAAGGCCAGCGATCCGTTGCCTGCCGACACCCTGTTCGGGAAGGCGGCGAGGGGCTCGTATGACGGCGTGGTGGCGATGTACCATGATCAGGGCCTCATCCCCTTGAAGCTGGTGGCCTTCGGGACCTGCGTGAACCTGACCGTGGGGCTGCCGATCATCCGCACGTCG
Protein-coding regions in this window:
- a CDS encoding Sodium/calcium exchanger membrane region; this encodes MTVLWYVLMFAASVVITLAGCHLFTNGIEWLGKRLNISEGAVGSIFAAVGTTLPETSIPIIAIFFGAGKEQAEVGLGAILGAPFMLSTLVLPILALLLLLYARLGKRTPTFKLNYGEVRVDILFFLVGYGLALTCAAIPSRLFHAVVAVVLVGLYVYYMKLKFSAEDEESEGGSELEPLLFASRSPRPSYVVIGAQGIVGLLGLVGGAHLFVTAAESISAVMRVSPLILALLIAPLATELPEMSNSFLWLYRKKDRLAVGNVTGAMVFQGTFPVSVGLLGTEWTLGTTALATMVLAVFAMGMSLLQVFWSGQWRPWLLSGSALLYLGYTLYLYTNGS
- a CDS encoding 4-hydroxythreonine-4-phosphate dehydrogenase; its protein translation is MVRGGAAPLPLLGLTMGDPAGIGPEVIAKALADKALGRLCRPVVIGSRPILERTIKWLKLPLQVVEFEPGNGARLKAGQVAVVDPLGSPLPKFRMGVATDVTGAASVAFIKSAVELAQAGSLAGIVTAPINKEAMNMAGYHYPGHTELLADLTGSTEFGMMIVGGPLKIMFTTTHVAINALSPLLTTERIAKAIRLAHLGLTKYFGIARPRIGVAALNPHAGEHGLFGDEEATSIAPAVQLARAAGIKASDPLPADTLFGKAARGSYDGVVAMYHDQGLIPLKLVAFGTCVNLTVGLPIIRTSVDHGTAYDIAGKGVAEHGSLVEAVKVAARLAINWSTRARAPRQKGL